DNA sequence from the Polyangiaceae bacterium genome:
AGTGGAGCGATAGGAGAGCTTGAGCGGCTCGACGGCTACGTGATTCAGCCCGAGCCGGGAGAGCGTGCTGTCCCAGCCAGTGAAGCCGTTGTCCATATGCAAGCGCTGCGCGACGTCGCCCGCGAGCGTGACGCTCTGGGCGCGGCTGACGGTGCCAATCACCACCGCAAGCTCCACCGGGCTGAGGTCCTGCGCTTCGTCGACGAGTACGTGCTCGTAGACCAACGCCTCCTTGCCCTTGCCGCGCATCAGCGGGCCCCGCATGCGTTGCACCAGTCGGAGCAACAACGTGTCGTCTTCGCGGTCGAGCTTCGCATGCTCTTCAACGTCTCCGCCGTCGATGGCGGTGAACGGCTCGTCGTCTTCACGCGGCTCTTCGACGCGCTTCTGGGGTCGCGGTCCGCGCTTTTCTCCAGCTCTGGACTCACGCTGGTCCGCCGCGCGCTGGGCGTCTTCCTGGTGACGCTCGAGCTCGTCCAAGGCGAGGTTGACGCGCTGGGAGCAGTAGGCGTGTGCGCGCTCAATTTCCGCGCGGCTCAAGTCGCCCGCGTCCTTGAATGCCTCCAAGAGCTTCGGCAGATCGCTGAGGATCTCAGCCCAAGCGGTCGCGACGTCTCGCGCCTCGGCGCGGCAGCGATTGAGCATCGCTTCCGTGCGGGTACGCACCGCGGCGGGCAGCCTCGTGCGGGGCTCGGTGACCTTGTTCAGCGCGGCGTGAATCTTGTGGGAGAGGGGGCGAGGGTCCGTCGGGGTGCGACGGTAGGCTCCGAGCACGGCGTCACGACCGCTGTCCTGAGCGCCATCTAGCGCCGCTTCCAGCTGTTCGTGAATGCGCTGTTCCACGCGGTTCACGTAGTCGTCGATCGCGTCCAGCATGCAGGGGTGCTTCTTCAGGCGCGTCACGTTGGCTGGCGTGTCGTCCGTGTACGCCCTTGGCATCCCGTGGACGTGGGAGAGACGCAGCTTGCTCGCCCATTCCTCGTAGGTCCGCACAGCGACGCCCGAGACGCCCAGCGCAGGTAGGACGCGAGCGACGTAGCGCGCCAGAGCGTCGTTGAACACGACGATCAACATTTTATCCGGACGGAAACGTCGGTTGTCCTGGAACGATAGATACGCCAGCCGGTGCAGGCCGATGGTGGTCTTACCGGAGCCAGCGCCGCCTTGGATCACCACCAGGCCCGAGTCGGGGCGGGTGATGAGATCGAACTGGCGGGGGTCGATCAGCGCGGTGATCTCCTTGAGGTGCTTGTCCTCACGCCCGTCGGCGCCTTGCACACCCAACTTGCCCGGGCGGTGGTGGTCCTCTGCGCGCAACGCAGAGCCTTGTCCGCCGTGCAGGCGGGTGGACGAACCGGCGCGCTGCCACTCATCTTCGCGCGCGCGCACGAAGGTGCCCTGGGGAGAGACGATGCGGCGAAGCACACCTTCGCTGATGGCAAGGCTCCGGCGCGTGAGGACGTCGCCTTCCACTTCTCGGTCGCCGAATACCTCGACGTAGTCTTCGCCTTCTTCGTAGCGGTAGAATAGGCGGCTTACTGGAGC
Encoded proteins:
- a CDS encoding ATP-binding domain-containing protein — its product is MPTEDQELHTIVAEERDCLERVVDHLRQKTQAKPVAQEIDYDSQLISLRDQIANARLEDVPPLVEQMERIATLASRHRVSTEGWVDPTSPYFGRMVLNEGERTREVLIGRSTYLDTKSGVRIVDWRDAPVSRLFYRYEEGEDYVEVFGDREVEGDVLTRRSLAISEGVLRRIVSPQGTFVRAREDEWQRAGSSTRLHGGQGSALRAEDHHRPGKLGVQGADGREDKHLKEITALIDPRQFDLITRPDSGLVVIQGGAGSGKTTIGLHRLAYLSFQDNRRFRPDKMLIVVFNDALARYVARVLPALGVSGVAVRTYEEWASKLRLSHVHGMPRAYTDDTPANVTRLKKHPCMLDAIDDYVNRVEQRIHEQLEAALDGAQDSGRDAVLGAYRRTPTDPRPLSHKIHAALNKVTEPRTRLPAAVRTRTEAMLNRCRAEARDVATAWAEILSDLPKLLEAFKDAGDLSRAEIERAHAYCSQRVNLALDELERHQEDAQRAADQRESRAGEKRGPRPQKRVEEPREDDEPFTAIDGGDVEEHAKLDREDDTLLLRLVQRMRGPLMRGKGKEALVYEHVLVDEAQDLSPVELAVVIGTVSRAQSVTLAGDVAQRLHMDNGFTGWDSTLSRLGLNHVAVEPLKLSYRSTAEIMEFSTAVLGPLASDDPPAATRHGAPVELFRFAHAGDAVGFLSEALRTLMAEEPNCTVCVIGRYPEQADIYYDGLKKGEVPFLRRIAAQDFPFRAGVDVTDVRQVKGLEFDYVVLLDVNESSYPEDDEARHLLHIAATRAAHQLWVVASGKPSRLLPEELRDRGY